The following proteins come from a genomic window of Perca flavescens isolate YP-PL-M2 unplaced genomic scaffold, PFLA_1.0 EPR50_1.1_unplaced_scaf_28, whole genome shotgun sequence:
- the LOC114551632 gene encoding FSD1-like protein: MMDTQKEALCRIISTLANKNEELQTFLETVDNTLTGLQEESCSVMSELEAELDQLSSALEERGAWLRDVIKEEKQRKEAQLQKQLSEGKSAVLSCEELLDFANQTLTITNEEEFLKAAKQIKERITMAPAFRLTTRPSVSENMSQFTVDFSAERAGLQRLHFLSVPGAPEIDVSGCLVCDNTVRVAWQPASEADGEGEVGRIEHYELEYRKTNRDSSLRAAGEACWEKIPDIRDTHVTISGLKFDSCFIIVRVRARNKAAAGEFSEPVTLETRAYNFGLEAATAHAELQVRGDTVTWEPQGVKGHDPRLRGKENKSSRSATPSPNKTAGNRAGRDRFAGESYTVLGDQELTGGCHYWELRPLADWKSFSVGVANRASLGRFDQLGKSSGSWCLHASQWLQSSLAAKHNNRAKALDWPMPQRIGIYCDYDNGDLSFIDVDRLHLLHSFKTKFSQPLVPAFTVWCGGITITTGLQVPSFMGNFLSTNRSLSNLSQ; this comes from the exons ATGATGGACACTCAGAAG GAAGCTCTGTGCCGGATCATCAGCACGTTGGCCAATAAGAATGAAGAGCTCCAAACCTTCCTGGAAACAGTCGACAACACACTGACGGGACTGCAG GAGGAGTCGTGTTCGGTGATGTCAGAGCTGGAGGCGGAGCTCGACCAGCTAAGCTCCGCCTTGGAGGAGAGGGGGGCGTGGCTTCGTGACGTCATTAAAGAGGAGAAGCAGAGGAAAGAGGCGCAGCTTCAG aagCAGCTGTCGGAGGGAAAGTCGGCTGTTTTATCATGTGAAGAACTGCTCGATTTCGCCAATCAGACGCTGACAATTACCAACGAAGAAGAGTTCCTGAAG gCTGCAAAACAAATCAAAGAAAG GATAACAATGGCTCCAGCGTTCCGGCTGACGACTCGTCCGTCGGTTTCGGAGAACATGTCTCAGTTTACCGTCGACTTCAGCGCCGAGAGGGCAGGGCTTCAGCGACTTCACTTCCTGTCCG TTCCCGGAGCTCCAGAGATCGACGTCTCCGGCTGCCTTGTCTGTGACAACACAGTCAGGGTTGCCTGGCAACCGGCCAGCGAGGCTGACGGCGAGGGCGAGGTCGGACGAATCGAACACTATGAACTTGAATACCGAAAAACAAACCGTGACAGCTCGCTGAGAGCCGCAGGAGAGGCATGCTGGGAAAAAATCCCCGACATCCGAGACACACATGTCACCATCTCAG GTCTGAAGTTTGACTCCTGCTTCATCATCGTTCGAGTTCGTGCGAGAAACAAAGCGGCTGCTGGCGAGTTCTCTGAGCCTGTCACCTTGGAAACCAGAG CGTATAACTTTGGGTTGGAGGCGGCGACAGCGCATGCGGAGCTGCAGGTTCGGGGCGACACGGTGACCTGGGAGCCTCAGGGGGTCAAAGGTCATGACCCCCGCctgagaggaaaagagaacaaAAGCAG CAGAAGCGCCACGCCGTCGCCCAATAAGACGGCAGGAAATCGAGCCGGACGCGACCGTTTCGCCGGAGAGTCGTACACCGTGCTCG GCGACCAGGAGTTGACTGGCGGCTGTCACTACTGGGAGCTCCGGCCCCTTGCTGACTGGAAGTCCTTCAGTGTGGGCGTGGCCAATCGGGCCAGCCTGGGCCGCTTCGACCAATTAGGGAAGAGTTCTGGTTCCTGGTGTCTCCATGCTAGCCAATGGCTGCAGAGCTCACTCGCCGCCAAACACAACAACCGAGCCAAGGCCCTCGATTGGCCGATGCCGCAACGAATTGGAATCTACTGCGACTATGACAACG GAGATCTATCGTTCATCGATGTTGATCGACTTCATCTTCTTCACTCCTTCAAAACAAAGTTCAGCCAACCACTCGTCCCCGCCTTCACC GTTTGGTGTGGTGGTATCACCATAACGACGGGCCTCCAGGTGCCGAGCTTCATGGGTAATTTCCTCTCCACCAATCGGAGCCTCAGCAACCTGTCGCAGTAg